A single region of the Oncorhynchus keta strain PuntledgeMale-10-30-2019 chromosome 4, Oket_V2, whole genome shotgun sequence genome encodes:
- the tmem216 gene encoding transmembrane protein 216 isoform X2, with amino-acid sequence MFVYKGLLLPYPPASLTLDAGLLLVFLGLESLRIFYGWKGNLTERSLAMSVSVLVLVPCTVLSVYYLMLQTFVLRLEFILNAVLLCFYSLEMLLGIMSISAFSRSKVY; translated from the exons ATGTTTGTTTACAAAG GATTGTTGTTACCATACCCACCAGCAAGTCTCACGTTGGATGCTGGGCTACTACTTGTTTTCCTGGGCCTTGAGTCCCTCCGAATATTTTACG GTTGGAAGGGGAACTTAACAGAGCGTTCTCTGGCCATGTCAGTGAGTGTGCTGGTCCTGGTGCCGTGCACAGTGCTGTCTGTGTACTACCTGATGCTGCAGACCTTCGTCCTGCGCCTGGAGTTCATCCTTAATGCTGTGTTACTCTGCTTCTACAGTCTGGAGATGCTGCTAGGAATCATGTCCATATCTGCTTTCTCCAG GTCAAAGGTGTACTGA
- the tmem216 gene encoding transmembrane protein 216 isoform X1, giving the protein MIKATRNHQKWVCPAYSYHRPLVISSASGLPFECLRYDLNDTSQLSSTPLQVLFYLNSWYFAAYFLAEGLMFVYKGLLLPYPPASLTLDAGLLLVFLGLESLRIFYGWKGNLTERSLAMSVSVLVLVPCTVLSVYYLMLQTFVLRLEFILNAVLLCFYSLEMLLGIMSISAFSRSKVY; this is encoded by the exons ATGATAAAGGCTACCAGAAATCACCAAAAATGGGTTTGCCCTGCCTACTCATATCATAGACCCTTGGTTATATCATCTGCCAGCGGGCTACCATTTGAATGTCTTCGGTATGACCTTAACGACACATCTCAGTTGTCTTCCACACCACTGCAGGTCCTGTTCTACCTCAACAGCTGGTATTTTGCTGCCTACTTCCTCGCTGAGGGTCTGATGTTTGTTTACAAAG GATTGTTGTTACCATACCCACCAGCAAGTCTCACGTTGGATGCTGGGCTACTACTTGTTTTCCTGGGCCTTGAGTCCCTCCGAATATTTTACG GTTGGAAGGGGAACTTAACAGAGCGTTCTCTGGCCATGTCAGTGAGTGTGCTGGTCCTGGTGCCGTGCACAGTGCTGTCTGTGTACTACCTGATGCTGCAGACCTTCGTCCTGCGCCTGGAGTTCATCCTTAATGCTGTGTTACTCTGCTTCTACAGTCTGGAGATGCTGCTAGGAATCATGTCCATATCTGCTTTCTCCAG GTCAAAGGTGTACTGA